One window of the Rosa rugosa chromosome 3, drRosRugo1.1, whole genome shotgun sequence genome contains the following:
- the LOC133741358 gene encoding amino acid permease 8-like yields MRLGYGSGFLVNIMKIFRIVMALSEVKAEFQHDLSESGLNNTAKNVEAGEELLVDDDGKLKRTGTVWTASAHIITTSIGAGVLSLAWAMAQLGWLAGVFILLFCTFTAGYASTLLADCYRYPDPVSGKRNCSYMETVKVYLGGTMHMICGWILYLDLAAIGVGFTITTANSLVAIQKSNCHRKNGEDSPCMFSYIPHMVGFGLVEILLSQLQNFHKLTWLSKLAAIMSFVYATIGIGLSLAKIISGDGGTTFLAGADQSSLEKIWMMLIAVGDIAFACSYALVLFEIQDTLKSSPPENKVMKRAVVIGGSTMTLFFMMCASLGYAAFGNKTPENLLAGFGDEMPWAFWLLDLANFCVVLHIVGAFQVLCQPVFGIVELLASRRWPKSNFINKENQVRLGYMKFDINMFRLTWRTTFVVLATFIAMAMPFFTDMLALLGAIGYWPLIVYVPIEMHIVQNKIQKQTLRWFGLQLLSFLCLLLSLAAASGSIYGLHKGLGAYKLFQVKE; encoded by the exons ATGAGACTGGGTTATGGCAGTGGCTTTTTGGTAAATATTATGAAAATTTTCAG AATTGTGATGGCGTTGAGTGAGGTTAAGGCTGAATTTCAACATGACTTGTCTGAATCTGGTTTGAACAATACTGCGAAAAACGTGGAAGCTGGAGAAGAACTGCTGGTGGATGATGATGGCAAACTCAAAAGAACTG GAACAGTATGGACTGCCAGTGCCCATATAATCACAACATCAATAGGTGCAGGGGTGCTATCTCTAGCCTGGGCAATGGCCCAACTCGGATGGCTTGCCGGGGTTTTTATTCTCTTGTTCTGCACCTTCACTGCTGGCTACGCTTCCACTCTCTTAGCAGATTGTTACAGATATCCAGACCCAGTTTCAGGCAAGAGAAACTGCTCTTATATGGAGACTGTCAAAGTCTATTTAG GTGGAACAATGCACATGATTTGTGGATGGATTTTATATTTAGACCTTGCTGCCATTGGAGTTGGCTTCACTATAACCACTGCAAATAGCTTGGT GGCTATACAGAAGTCCAATTGTCATCGCAAAAATGGTGAAGATTCTCCATGCATGTTTTCCTATATTCCACACATGGTTGGATTTGGGCTTGTTGAAATTCTCTTATCACAACTCCAAAACTTTCACAAATTGACTTGGCTCTCTAAGCTTGCAGCTATTATGTCATTTGTCTATGCAACTATTGGAATTGGACTTTCTCTTGCTAAGATCATATCAG GGGATGGAGGAACAACCTTTCTTGCAGGGGCGGATCAGTCGTCATTGGAAAAAATTTGGATGATGCTTATAGCAGTGGGAGATATTGCATTTGCTTGCTCGTATGCTCTTGTCCTGTTTGAGATCCAA GACACCCTGAAGTCATCGCCACCAGAAAACAAAGTGATGAAGAGGGCTGTTGTGATAGGGGGTTCGACTATGACATTATTCTTCATGATGTGTGCTAGCTTGGGTTATGCTGCGTTCGGCAACAAGACACCGGAAAACCTGCTTGCTGGTTTTGGAGATGAGATGCCCTGGGCATTCTGGCTTcttgatttggctaatttttgtGTTGTGTTGCACATAGTTGGTGCATTTCAG GTACTATGCCAACCAGTGTTTGGCATTGTTGAACTGTTGGCTAGTAGAAGGTGGCCAAAGTCCAATTTCATTAACAAAGAGAACCAAGTCAGACTAGGGTACATGAAGTTCGATATAAACATGTTTAGGCTGACATGGAGAACAACCTTTGTGGTGTTGGCGACTTTCATTGCCATGGCAATGCCATTCTTCACAGACATGCTTGCGCTTCTTGGAGCTATCGGGTACTGGCCTCTTATCGTTTATGTCCCAATAGAGATGCACATTGTGCAAAACAAGATTCAGAAACAAACCCTTCGCTGGTTCGGGCTCCAACTCCTGAGCTTTTTGTGCTTGCTTCTTTCCTTGGCTGCAGCATCTGGTTCCATTTATGGTCTGCATAAGGGTCTCGGTGCGTACAAGCTCTTCCAAGTTAAAGAGTGA
- the LOC133735392 gene encoding receptor-like protein kinase 5, protein MAEILLPLFFSILLISLPFTVISQSSDSEQAILLNLKQQWGDPPSIQSWNSSSSPCDWPEVRCTSGNVTGLLLPGKDITEKIPATICDLPNLTVLNLAWNYIPGEFPTSLYNCSKLQYLDLSQNYFVGSIPGDIDRISSSLQYLDLGGNNFSGDVPAAIGNLTELKALQLYSNLLNGTVPREIGNLLNLEILNISFNGDLIAAQIPPELGKLEKLKEFRMRGSKLIGPIPATFSNLVSLQELDLGYNNLEGKIPDGLFLFKDLRNLYLFRNRLTGEIPITVEALSLAEVDLAMNNLTGSIPPDFGKLSNLTVLNLYSNQLTGGIPASLGLISTLRGFRVFKNKLNGTLPPELGLNSELEGFEVSENQLSGALPEHLCSKGMLQGVIAFSNKLSGELPKGLGNCRALRAVQVHDNSFSGELPEGLWTSLNLSTLMMSNNSFSGQLPSTSLASNLSRLEISNNKFSGEIPVQVSSWQTLVVFKASGNLFSGKIPVELTSLSQLNTLSLGGNRFSGELPSQIIAWGSLTTLDLSRNELSGYIPTAIGSLPDLLYLDLSGNKFSGQIPSELGHLRLNSLNLSSNELSGNIPDVFDNLAYENSFLNNSNLCANSPILNLPSCYTKIHSSHKLSSRVLAMILVLSILVFLVTVLLTFFVVRDYRRKKRGRDLATWKLTSFQRLDFTEFNVLTNLTDTNLIGSGGSGKVYRVSTNCPREFVAVKRIWNSKELDQKLEKEFNAEVEILGTIRHSNIVKLLCCISSENSKLLVYEYMENHSLDKWLHGKKTRIMAGMTLAQHVVLDWPKRLEIAIGAAQGLYYMHHECSPPVIHRDVKSSNILLDSEFKARIADFGLAKILAKHGEGQPHTMSVIAGSFGYIAPEYAYTTKINEKIDVYSFGVVLLELTTGREPNSGGEYTNLAEWAWQLFGEGKNVNEALDEDIKKTCYLEEMATVFKLGLICTSTLPSTRPAMKEVLHILRGYGLSDGSDVKKVGSEFDIAPLLNTATYLSSYKRSKKVDDSIVYSV, encoded by the exons ATGGCCGAAATACTCCTACCactcttcttctccatcctccTCATCTCCTTACCCTTTACCGTAATTTCACAATCCTCGGATTCCGAGCAGGCGATCCTACTCAACCTCAAACAGCAATGGGGCGATCCACCGTCCATCCAGTCCTGGAACTCTTCATCCTCACCGTGCGATTGGCCGGAGGTCCGCTGCACCTCCGGCAATGTCACCGGTCTCTTACTCCCAGGAAAAGATATCACGgagaaaattccggccaccatttGCGACCTTCCGAACCTCACCGTCCTCAACCTCGCCTGGAATTACATTCCCGGCGAGTTTCCGACGTCTCTCTACAACTGCTCCAAGCTGCAATACCTGGACCTCTCCCAGAACTACTTCGTCGGTTCAATTCCCGGCGATATCGACCGGATTTCGTCGTCTCTACAATACTTGGACCTCGGCGGGAACAACTTCTCCGGCGACGTTCCGGCGGCTATCGGAAACCTAACGGAGCTGAAGGCCTTGCAGCTTTACTCAAATCTGTTAAACGGAACAGTTCCGAGGGAGATAGGCAACTTGTTGAATCTCGAGATCTTAAACATTTCGTTTAACGGTGATCTGATCGCTGCGCAAATCCCGCCGGAGTTGGGAAAGTTGGAGAAGCTGAAGGAATTCCGGATGAGGGGGTCGAAGTTGATCGGTCCAATCCCGGCTACTTTCTCTAATCTTGTGAGCCTCCAGGAGCTTGATCTTGGCTATAACAATTTGGAAGGCAAGATTCCTGATGGCTTGTTTTTGTTCAAGGATTTGAGGAATTTGTATCTCTTCCGCAATAGATTGACCGGAGAGATACCGATCACCGTTGAAGCATTGAGTTTGGCAGAAGTTGACCTTGCTATGAACAACTTGACCGGCTCAATTCCACCGGATTTCGGCAAGCTGAGCAACCTGACTGTCTTGAATTTGTACTCGAATCAACTAACGGGTGGAATTCCTGCAAGTTTAGGCCTTATTTCGACGCTGAGGGGCTTTCGGGTTTTCAAGAACAAGCTGAATGGGACTTTGCCGCCGGAGTTAGGTCTTAACTCGGAGCTCGAAGGATTCGAGGTTTCGGAGAATCAGCTGAGTGGCGCACTGCCGGAGCATCTGTGCAGCAAAGGCATGTTGCAAGGAGTTATTGCGTTCTCTAACAAACTTAGTGGAGAGTTGCCTAAAGGGCTTGGGAATTGTCGTGCTTTGCGTGCAGTTCAAGTTCACGACAACAGTTTTTCGGGTGAGCTGCCCGAGGGACTTTGGACTTCACTGAATCTTTCAACCCTGATGATGAGCAACAATTCGTTTTCGGGGCAGCTTCCCAGCACAAGTCTAGCTTCGAATCTGTCTAGACTGGAAATCAGCAACAATAAATTTTCTGGTGAAATTCCAGTTCAAGTTTCATCTTGGCAAACTTTGGTTGTTTTTAAGGCAAGTGGGAATCTGTTTTCAGGGAAAATCCCAGTAGAATTGACGAGTCTTTCACAGCTGAACACTTTGTCACTCGGTGGGAATCGATTTTCGGGTGAATTACCATCGCAGATCATTGCGTGGGGATCATTGACTACTCTAGATCTCTCAAGAAATGAGCTTTCAGGCTACATTCCAACAGCTATTGGTTCTCTGCCTGACCTCCTCTACTTGGATTTGTCAGGAAACAAATTCTCAGGTCAAATCCCATCTGAATTAGGCCACTTGAGGCTCAACTCCCTCAACTTGTCTTCAAACGAGCTTTCTGGGAATATTCCAGATGTGTTTGATAACCTTGCTTATGAAAATAGTTTCTTGAACAATTCAAATCTATGTGCTAATAGTCCAATTCTAAACCTTCccagttgctacaccaaaatcCATAGTTCCCACAAGTTGTCCTCCAGAGTCCTTGCCATGATCTTAGTCCTCTCCATTCTTGTGTTTCTAGTTACTGTTCTATTGACATTTTTCGTGGTCAGAGACTACCGGAGGAAGAAGCGTGGCCGTGACTTGGCAACATGGAAGCTTACCTCATTCCAGAGGTTGGATTTCACTGAGTTCAATGTCTTGACAAACTTGACAGATACTAATCTCATTGGAAGTGGAGGCTCAGGGAAGGTTTATCGAGTTAGTACTAACTGCCCACGTGAATTTGTCGCGGTTAAAAGGATTTGGAACAGCAAGGAACTAGATCAGAAGCTCGAGAAAGAATTCAATGCTGAGGTTGAGATACTGGGCACCATTCGTCATTCAAACATTGTTAAGTTGCTGTGCTGCATTTCTAGTGAGAATTCAAAGCTTCTGGTGTATGAATACATGGAGAATCATAGCCTAGATAAGTGGCTTCATGGAAAGAAGACAAGAATAATGGCGGGAATGACTTTGGCTCAACATGTTGTTTTGGACTGGCCAAAGAGACTGGAGATTGCAATAGGGGCAGCACAAGGCTTGTACTACATGCACCATGAGTGCTCTCCCCCAGTAATTCATAGAGATGTCAAGTCCAGCAATATCTTGTTGGACTCAGAATTCAAAGCTCGCATTGCAGATTTCGGGCTGGCCAAGATCTTGGCCAAGCATGGAGAAGGACAACCCCACACTATGTCTGTTATTGCAGGCTCTTTTGGTTATATTGCCCCAG AATATGCTTATACGACAAAAATCAATGAAAAGATCGATGTATACAGCTTTGGAGTAGTACTTCTAGAACTAACAACAGGCAGAGAACCTAATAGTGGAGGCGAATATACCAACCTAGCAGAATGGGCATGGCAGCTATTTGGCGAAGGAAAGAACGTTAATGAGGCCCTGGATGAGGATATAAAGAAAACATGTTACTTGGAAGAGATGGCTACTGTGTTTAAACTGGGACTTATCTGCACTAGCACACTACCTTCAACTCGGCCTGCCATGAAAGAAGTTCTGCACATTCTTCGCGGGTATGGTTTGTCAGATGGTTCTGATGTCAAAAAGGTGGGGAGTGAGTTTGACATTGCGCCTCTCCTTAACACTGCGACTTACCTTTCTAGTTACAAGCGCAGTAAAAAGGTAGATGATAGCATAGTTTACAGTGTGTAA
- the LOC133735393 gene encoding nuclear poly(A) polymerase 4-like has protein sequence MAASESRKNALSSSSETPQPPRSYGITKPIFLSGPSQSDRQRNIELGKFLVDSGLYESKDEAAKREEVLGCIGQIVKDWVKQLTRQRGYTDQMVEDANAVIFTFGSYRLGVHGPGADIDTLCVGPSYVNREEDFFIILHDILCEMEEVTELQRVPDAHVPVMKFKFQGISIDLLYASISLLVVPEDLDISDESVLCNVDEQTVRSLNGCRVADQILKLVPNVEHFRTTLRCLKFWGKRRGVYSNVTGFLGGVNWAILVARICQLYPNANPSMLVSRFFRVYTQWRWPNPVLLCSIEENELGLPTWDPRKNPQDRFHHMPIITPAYPCMNSSYNVSVSTLRVMTEQFHHGNRICEEIELKKSQWSALFEPYLFFEAYKNYLQVDIVAADADDLLAWKGWVESRLRQLTLKIERDTSGMLQCHPYPKEYTDASKPCAHCAFFMGLQRKEGVRGQEGQQFDIRGTVDEFRLDVNRYGFWKPGMDMYVCHVRRKQLPPFVFPDGYKRSRFSRHISQQDEGTYEEPSGPTERHIRRKINPKIEDTRPSELEKQTSISPLRVESVSPESIAGISGGTPNPSFSNGGRLECLPTGGNSGGQLESVKGTMVPVGLVENVVWESIAENESTAMCASEFPTVQKPSEEGKELVHPSAISFSESKETCQIEINGDRVGNVVLVDRKNMETDSTGSVLNWTEGAIDVDQELVKPCSQTMGVENAEGVLKSTSSSRNLNCEDDLLSSGAQFLRKSGTGNLHGVL, from the exons ATGGCGGCCTCTGAGAGTCGGAAAAATGCTTTGTCTTCTTCGTCTGAGACTCCGCAGCCGCCGAGGAGTTACGGCATCACGAAGCCGATTTTTCTCTCCGGGCCGTCGCAGTCTGATCGTCAACGAAATATCGAACTCGGGAAG TTCTTGGTTGATTCGGGGCTGTATGAGAGCAAAGACGAGGCTGCGAAAAGAGAAGAGGTTCTTGGCTGCATTGGTCAG ATTGTGAAAGACTGGGTGAAGCAATTGACACGCCAGAGAGGCTACACCGATCAGATGGTGGAGGATGCAAATGCTGTCATTTTTACTTTTGGATCGTATCGGCTTGGG GTCCATGGGCCTGGAGCTGATATAGATACTTTGTGTGTTGGACCATCATATGTGAATCGAGAG GaggatttttttattattttgcaTGACATCCTGTGTGAAATGGAAGAGGTAACTGAACTTCAACGAGTTCCTGATGCTCATGTCCCGGTCATGAAATTCAAGTTTCAGGGCATATCAATTGATCTTTTGTATGCAAGCATATCTCTCTTGGTTGTCCCAGAG GATCTGGACATCTCAGATGAATCTGTGCTATGCAATGTTGACGAGCAAACTGTTCGAAGTCTGAATGGTTGCAGGGTTGCAGATCAAATTCTTAAGCTTGTTCCAAATGTTGAG CACTTCCGCACAACACTCAGGTGTTTGAAGTTTTGGGGCAAAAGGCGCGGTGTATATTCTAAT GTTACTGGATTTCTTGGTGGTGTAAATTGGGCTATTTTAGTTGCTCGGATATGTCAGCTTTATCCCAATGCAAATCCTAGTATGTTGGTTTCTCGGTTTTTCAGAGTGTACACTCAGTGGCGTTGGCCAAATCCTGTACTTCTTTGTTCAATAGAAGAGAATGAACTTGGGTTACCTACATGGGATCCTCGTAAAAACCCTCAGGATCGCTTTCATCATATGCCGATAATAACTCCTGCATACCCTTGTATGAACTCTAGTTACAATGTCTCAGTAAGTACTCTACGTGTTATGACAGAGCAGTTCCACCATGGTAACAGGATATGTGAG GAGATTGAGCTGAAGAAAAGCCAGTGGAGCGCTCTGTTTGAACCTTATCTTTTCTTCGAGGCATACAAAAACTATCTGCAGGTGGACATAGTAGCAGCCGATGCTGATGATTTGTTGGCGTGGAAGGGGTGGGTGGAATCTCGGCTTAGACAGCTCACCTTGAAG ATAGAGCGAGACACAAGTGGAATGCTTCAGTGCCATCCATATCCAAAGGAGTATACAGACGCATCCAAGCCTTGTGCGCATTGTGCTTTCTTTATGGGTTTGCAGAGGAAAGAAGGAGTAAGAGGTCAAGAAGGTCAGCAATTTGATATACGTGGAACAGTCGATGAGTTCAGGCTTGATGTAAACAGGTATGGATTTTGGAAACCTGGGATGGACATGTATGTTTGTCATGTTCGCCGGAAGCAGCTTCCTCCCTTTGTCTTCCCCGATGGGTATAAACGGTCTCGATTTTCAAGACATATAAGCCAGCAAGATGAAGGAACTTATGAAGAACCCTCTGGGCCTACTGAAAGACACATCAGGAGGAAAATTAATCCTAAAATAGAGGACACGAGGCCGAGTGAACTAGAGAAGCAAACCTCTATTAGCCCACTACGGGTGGAGTCTGTATCCCCAGAAAGTATTGCAGGTATATCTGGTGGAACACCTAATCCTAGCTTCAGTAATGGTGGTAGATTAGAGTGTCTACCAACTGGAGGCAATTCTGGTGGGCAACTGGAGAGTGTAAAGGGTACCATGGTACCTGTGGGGTTAGTTGAAAATGTTGTGTGGGAGTCCATCGCTGAAAATGAATCAACAGCTATGTGTGCTTCTGAATTCCCTACAGTCCAGAAGCCTTCAGAAGAGGGTAAGGAGTTGGTACATCCGTCTGCAATATCTTTCTCGGAATCCAAGGAAACATGCCAGATTGAAATAAATGGGGACAGAGTTGGAAATGTGGTTTTGGTGGacaggaagaatatggagactGACTCTACTGGTAGTGTGCTGAATTGGACAGAGGGTGCTATTGATGTTGACCAAGAATTAGTCAAACCATGCAGTCAGACTATGGGGGTGGAGAATGCTGAAGGTGTATTAAAATCAACTTCCAGCAGTCGGAACCTCAATTGCGAG GATGATTTACTTTCATCAGGAGCACAGTTCCTTCGGAAAAGTGGCACTGGAAATCTGCACGGCGTACTATAA
- the LOC133735395 gene encoding endoribonuclease YBEY, chloroplastic-like isoform X2, whose product MARCVPRATLISTASFPKLVVPGRTNRVEASKSALFGRKLHALCRYDRRDAARPLVRTRVFAGQKEKELQVNVSVSIEQGLPEDHEISVVLGDIVISVEMAARQAEQRGHTLLDEMRLLMVQGLLHLLRSDHEISKEATGEMEKEEERLLDSLGWKGKRMVASDAETHPKANEGKRWKKEGSLRLYKPKFKYVFCDMDGTLLNSKSQLSSTTARALKEASSRGVKIVIATGKARPAVMRVFKMVDLAGKDGIVSEFSPGVYLQGLLVYGIQGQEICKRNLDPNVCREACLYSLENKVPLIAFSKDRCSSLFDHPYVDAMHTVYHEPKAEIMPSVEQFLAAADIQKLVFMDTAEGVSTALRPYWSEATGDRATVVQTVPDMLELVPPGTSKGIGVKMLLDHLGITAKEIMAIGDGENDVEMLELAGLGICLSNGSEKTKAVANVIGASNDEDGAADAIYRYAL is encoded by the exons ATGGCGCGTTGCGTCCCACGCGCCACCCTGATATCCACCGCGTCATTTCCGAAACTGGTCGTCCCTGGCAGAACGAATCGCGTCGAGGCCTCGAAATCTGCGCTATTCGGCCGGAAACTCCACGCGCTGTGCCGTTACGATCGGAGAGACGCTGCGAGGCCATTGGTGAGGACGCGAGTCTTCGCTGGGCAGAAGGAGAAGGAGCTCCAGGTCAATGTGAGCGTTAGCATCGAACAAGGTTTGCCTGAGGATCACGAAATATCG GTTGTGTTGGGTGACATTGTGATTTCTGTTGAGATGGCGGCGAGGCAAGCAGAGCAAAGAGGCCACACACTTCTTGATGAGATGCGCCTTCTCATG GTGCAGGGATTGTTACATTTATTGAGATCTGATCATGAGATCAGTAAAGAGGCTACAGGGGAaatggagaaggaggaggaacgTCTTTTAGACAGTCTTGGGTGGAAGGGGAAAAGAATGGTTGCATCTGATGCTGAAACCCATCCAAAAGCCAACGAGGGGAAAAGATG GAAGAAAGAAGGCAGCCTCCGACTTTATAAACCAAAGTTCAAATATGTGTTCTGTGACATGGATG GAACCCTCCTCAACAGCAAAAGTCAATTGAGTTCAACCACTGCCAGGGCTCTCAAAGAAGCCTCATCAAGGGGTGTGAAAATAGTGATTGCCACGGGTAAA GCTCGTCCAGCTGTGATGCGTGTCTTTAAGATGGTAGATTTAGCTGGAAAAGATGGTATTGTTTCAGAATTTTCTCCTGGGGTTTACTTGCAG GGATTGCTGGTTTATGGAATTCAAGGTCAGGAAATTTGTAAAAGGAATCTAGATCCAAATGTCTGCAGAGAG GCATGTCTTTACTCATTGGAGAATAAGGTTCCTCTCATTGCATTCAGCAAGGACCGGTGCTCGAGTCTGTTTGATCACCCATATGTTGATGCTATGCATACTGTATATCATGAGCCAAAG GCAGAGATCATGCCTTCAGTTGAGCAGTTCTTGGCTGCTGCTGACATACAG AAACTGGTCTTCATGGACACTGCTGAGGGAGTATCTACTGCTCTGAGGCCGTATTGGTCAGAAGCAACTGGAGATCGTGCCACAGTTGTTCAAACTGTGCCGGACATGCTTGAACTTGTTCCCCCAGGAACCTCAAAAGGTATTGGAGTAAAGATGTTGCTTGATCATTTGGGAATCACTGCAAAGGAG ATCATGGCTATTGGTGATGGGGAGAATGATGTTGAGATGCTTGAGCTGGCTGGTTTGGGCATTTGTCTCAGTAATGGATCAGAGAAAACAAAAGCTGTGGCGAATGTAATCGGTGCCAGCAACGACGAAGATGGTGCTGCTGATGCAATCTACCGCTATGCATTGTGA
- the LOC133735395 gene encoding endoribonuclease YBEY, chloroplastic-like isoform X1 → MARCVPRATLISTASFPKLVVPGRTNRVEASKSALFGRKLHALCRYDRRDAARPLVRTRVFAGQKEKELQVNVSVSIEQGLPEDHEISRIAELLRLNVRTALNLAFGGLKDSGGGFESAELSVILCNDEFMRKRNKESRDEDRAIGVVSKSKHVSGLKIPNVVLGDIVISVEMAARQAEQRGHTLLDEMRLLMVQGLLHLLRSDHEISKEATGEMEKEEERLLDSLGWKGKRMVASDAETHPKANEGKRWKKEGSLRLYKPKFKYVFCDMDGTLLNSKSQLSSTTARALKEASSRGVKIVIATGKARPAVMRVFKMVDLAGKDGIVSEFSPGVYLQGLLVYGIQGQEICKRNLDPNVCREACLYSLENKVPLIAFSKDRCSSLFDHPYVDAMHTVYHEPKAEIMPSVEQFLAAADIQKLVFMDTAEGVSTALRPYWSEATGDRATVVQTVPDMLELVPPGTSKGIGVKMLLDHLGITAKEIMAIGDGENDVEMLELAGLGICLSNGSEKTKAVANVIGASNDEDGAADAIYRYAL, encoded by the exons ATGGCGCGTTGCGTCCCACGCGCCACCCTGATATCCACCGCGTCATTTCCGAAACTGGTCGTCCCTGGCAGAACGAATCGCGTCGAGGCCTCGAAATCTGCGCTATTCGGCCGGAAACTCCACGCGCTGTGCCGTTACGATCGGAGAGACGCTGCGAGGCCATTGGTGAGGACGCGAGTCTTCGCTGGGCAGAAGGAGAAGGAGCTCCAGGTCAATGTGAGCGTTAGCATCGAACAAGGTTTGCCTGAGGATCACGAAATATCG AGGATTGCCGAATTGCTTAGGCTAAATGTTCGAACTGCATTGAACCTAGCGTTTGGTGGATTGAAAGATTCCGGTGGTGGTTTTGAAAGCGCGGAGCTTTCGGTGATTCTGTGCAATGATGAGTTTATGAGAAAACGTAACAAGGAATCGAGAGACGAGGACCGTGCTATTGGTGTTGTTTCCAAGTCCAAGCATGTGTCTGGTCTTAAGATTCCAAAT GTTGTGTTGGGTGACATTGTGATTTCTGTTGAGATGGCGGCGAGGCAAGCAGAGCAAAGAGGCCACACACTTCTTGATGAGATGCGCCTTCTCATG GTGCAGGGATTGTTACATTTATTGAGATCTGATCATGAGATCAGTAAAGAGGCTACAGGGGAaatggagaaggaggaggaacgTCTTTTAGACAGTCTTGGGTGGAAGGGGAAAAGAATGGTTGCATCTGATGCTGAAACCCATCCAAAAGCCAACGAGGGGAAAAGATG GAAGAAAGAAGGCAGCCTCCGACTTTATAAACCAAAGTTCAAATATGTGTTCTGTGACATGGATG GAACCCTCCTCAACAGCAAAAGTCAATTGAGTTCAACCACTGCCAGGGCTCTCAAAGAAGCCTCATCAAGGGGTGTGAAAATAGTGATTGCCACGGGTAAA GCTCGTCCAGCTGTGATGCGTGTCTTTAAGATGGTAGATTTAGCTGGAAAAGATGGTATTGTTTCAGAATTTTCTCCTGGGGTTTACTTGCAG GGATTGCTGGTTTATGGAATTCAAGGTCAGGAAATTTGTAAAAGGAATCTAGATCCAAATGTCTGCAGAGAG GCATGTCTTTACTCATTGGAGAATAAGGTTCCTCTCATTGCATTCAGCAAGGACCGGTGCTCGAGTCTGTTTGATCACCCATATGTTGATGCTATGCATACTGTATATCATGAGCCAAAG GCAGAGATCATGCCTTCAGTTGAGCAGTTCTTGGCTGCTGCTGACATACAG AAACTGGTCTTCATGGACACTGCTGAGGGAGTATCTACTGCTCTGAGGCCGTATTGGTCAGAAGCAACTGGAGATCGTGCCACAGTTGTTCAAACTGTGCCGGACATGCTTGAACTTGTTCCCCCAGGAACCTCAAAAGGTATTGGAGTAAAGATGTTGCTTGATCATTTGGGAATCACTGCAAAGGAG ATCATGGCTATTGGTGATGGGGAGAATGATGTTGAGATGCTTGAGCTGGCTGGTTTGGGCATTTGTCTCAGTAATGGATCAGAGAAAACAAAAGCTGTGGCGAATGTAATCGGTGCCAGCAACGACGAAGATGGTGCTGCTGATGCAATCTACCGCTATGCATTGTGA